The genomic window CGCATCACATCGCGCGCGGGACACGCAGGCGTCGTCAAAACAAAATCAAAATTCACTTCTGATCCTTTGATCTCCAGATGCTTAATGAAACCGAGCGAAACAATATCCTTATGGAGATCAGGATCCTGTATTTTTCTCAACTCATTCAAGACTGCCGCTTCACTGATGGCAGGCTCCGCTTTCCGCGAAAATATTCCCATTTTTTTGCACCCCAGAATTGCTTCTATTACTAAGATTACTTTTTTTCGTGCGAATCCACAACGTCCCGAACTGGTAGTGGCAGAGCATTGGCCGAAGTTCGAGTTTGAACTCGCTGGGCAATGGACTTTGCTTCCTGTAAACATCCTCAGTTTGCTGAGACAATGCTCTGCTCCAGTCGCAGGATGCAGCGCATTTGCGCGCGCGGGAAATACGTTTGTGCTATGACAGTCATTTTTGAGCGAAAAAGTTCATTCAAGAGCAATGGAAAGTGCTCTGCCACTACGCACCGAGGAGCATTGTTGAAAGTGTGAACATCAGGACTAGATTACGTAGATCCGCTCACTATGATTTTTTGGAGGTTGAAATGCTAAAAAAGCTAATGTTAATAACGGCGATTCTCGCCCTCTTTTCCGTTGCAGATGCTAATGCGGATGTGGATTGGGGCCTGAATATCGATTGGAGCAAGACAGAAGGGGTAGCAAATGGAGATTGGGGAGTCGGTACTCGCCTCGATTTTGGCGGACAGTTCCGAGGAATGTTTGCGTTCGATTACTTTTTCACCAATGCGGGTGACCTTTTTGATGAAGGGGATGTAGACGATAGCGACTTCGACTTAAAGTTCTTTGAATTCAACTTCAACGTTCTTTACGAATTTCCGACCGAAGCTGTGCATCCTTACCTGGGCGCCGGAGTAGGATTTGCACGCAGAACGTTTGATGATTTCAATGACGTTTTCGACGACGAGCGAACCGAACTGG from bacterium includes these protein-coding regions:
- a CDS encoding porin family protein, with amino-acid sequence MLKKLMLITAILALFSVADANADVDWGLNIDWSKTEGVANGDWGVGTRLDFGGQFRGMFAFDYFFTNAGDLFDEGDVDDSDFDLKFFEFNFNVLYEFPTEAVHPYLGAGVGFARRTFDDFNDVFDDERTELGVNALGGLKFRHAAAEPFVEARYTFYPDDEGGDDPFDSDGVQFGDRFIVSVGVVF